A stretch of Coffea eugenioides isolate CCC68of unplaced genomic scaffold, Ceug_1.0 ScVebR1_14;HRSCAF=71, whole genome shotgun sequence DNA encodes these proteins:
- the LOC113755463 gene encoding putative disease resistance RPP13-like protein 1 produces MATITQNQQRTDSEMQDIRNQISQMATTINRLDSQNQGKLPFQPELNPKNVSAITLRSGKKIQGPEPVIPKGKDEEKIENELEREDSNGAGPKVLPDPIITVKTNPPPFPSRLEKSKKQDMEKEILEVFRKVEINIPLLQAFFFPDLRLGDMAVALAVGSSVLSAFLQVVFDRMATKELVNLFRARKNDEELLEKLKLNLQIVGGVLNDAENKQTGNRSVKGWMDKLHDTIYEADDLLDEINTEALRLKVEEAEYHGSTSQVSASTYSSSSCNDFLKKKMQEMEKMVDKLDWFKQQIDGMNLRFVEQKRQSCQTPSTSLVDETTVYGRDADKEKIIDMLLSESANGVNDSVIPLVGLGGIGKTTLAQLVYNDERVQEQFSTKAWVCVSEDYNTTRITKELLEGFDIRLSGASKNLDSLQVQLQLGLTGKKFLLVLDDYWNRDFHDWDKLKVLFKGGLQGSTIIVTTRHKDIAMMMAKEESIHELGVIPKKYRWSLFEKYVGNQSPEHRKIGKKIVKKCKGLPLAVKTIAGSLRSKTNIEEWEGILSSDIWTQTVEKDGILPALRLSYSDLPSHLKRCFACCAIFHKGYKFSKEEIIHLWQANDLLEPPGENRGIEQIGEEYLRELRFRSLLEQSTDGLFLMHDLVNDLASAVSGRYCSRLEDTDLEHGKIGSISYFSYHPSFYDTFNKFELLRETKNLRTFLPLCKLHYQKKLSHKFLHEMLPKFRSLRFLSLLSYEIHKLPDSISDLKHLRFLNLSSTLLKTLPECICTLYNLQTLLLSDCKTLAKLPAHISKLENVSNWWRCTTANLKGKEHLEELTLEWNGAVNDSQAVRDVLDNLQPHSSIKHLKIIGYGGTRFPKWLGNSSLSRLESLSLSNCGYCYSLPALGQLRFLQSVEIFGMHHISVLTQDFYGDVSATKPFISLKKLRFEKLPEWKRWHIPEGEVFNRLEELSIIDCPKLIGELPQQFPSLQSLEISGCGNLVRPNGQLSILNGENQQNFSSLRQLKISELENLKELPLQLNQLSRLEELNISKLENLEELPLQLNQLSRLEKLTISDCRSLSPSHVLHEY; encoded by the exons atgGCAACCATTacgcaaaatcagcaaaggacggacTCCGAAATGCAGGACATAAGGAATCAGATAAGTCAAATGGCTACTACCATCAACCGTTTGGATTCCCAGAACCAAGGTAAATTGCCGTTTCAGCCTGAATTAAATCCGAAGAACGTGAGCGCAATAACCCTAAGGAGCGGGAAGAAAATTCAAGGGCCTGAACCTGTGATCCCTAAGGGTAAGGATgaggaaaagatcgaaaatgaaCTTGAGAGGGAGGACAGCAATGGTGCTGGTCCAAAGGTACTTCCAGACCCAATAATTACAGTTAAAACTAACCCGCCtccttttcctagcaggttagAAAAATCGAAGAAGCAGGATATGGagaaggagattttggaggTTTTTCGCAAGGTTGAGATAAATATCCCCCT GCTGCAAGCTTTTTTCTTTCCTGACCTGCGCCTAGGGGATATGGCTGTTGCTTTAGCTGTGGGAAGCTCAGTCCTCTCGGCTTTCCTTCAAGTTGTATTTGATAGGATGGCTACAAAAGAGTTAGTGAATCTATTTCGGGCAAGAAAGAATGATGAAGAACTCCTCGAGAAACTCAAACTGAACTTACAAATAGTTGGAGGTGTGCTTAATGATGCAGAGAACAAGCAAACAGGAAACCGATCTGTCAAAGGATGGATGGATAAGCTTCATGACACTATTTACGAGGCAGATGACTTGCTTGATGAGATCAACACTGAGGCACTACGACTGAAGGTTGAAGAAGCTGAATACCATGGCTCAACCAGTCAGGTAAGTGCTTCCACTTACAGCTCATCTTCCTGTAATGATTTCCTTAAGAAGAAGATGCAAGAGATGGAAAAAATGGTTGATAAACTAGACTGGTTCAAACAACAAATTGACGGCATGAATTTGCGATTTGTTGAACAAAAAAGGCAATCCTGTCAAACACCTTCTACTTCTTTGGTTGACGAGACCACTGTGTATGGTAGAGATGCTGATAAAGAGAAGATAATTGATATGCTGCTATCTGAGAGTGCAAATGGAGTCAATGACAGTGTGATTCCATTAGTTGGCCTTGGGGGAATTGGTAAGACCACTCTTGCTCAATTGGTTTACAATGATGAGAGGGTGCAAGAACAATTTTCTACAAAAGCATGGGTTTGCGTATCAGAAGATTATAATACTACCAGGATAACAAAAGAACTCCTTGAGGGGTTCGATATTCGACTTTCTGGTGCGAGCAAgaatttggattcccttcaagtGCAGCTACAATTGGGGCTAACTGGCAAAaagtttcttcttgttttagACGATTATTGGAATCGGGACTTTCATGACTGGGATAAATTAAAGGTGCTGTTCAAAGGTGGATTGCAAGGAAGTACGATCATTGTGACAACCCGTCATAAGGACATTGCAATGATGATGGCTAAAGAAGAGTCTATCCATGAATTGGGTGTGATACCGAAGAAATATCGTTGGTCCTTATTTGAAAAGTATGTTGGAAATCAAAGTCCAGAGCATAGAAAGATAGGAAAGAAAATTGTGAAGAAGTGTAAAGGGCTGCCTTTGGCGGTGAAAACAATTGCAGGTTCCTTGAGATCAAAAACAAATATCGAAGAGTGGGAAGGTATTTTATCAAGTGACATATGGACTCAGACAGTCGAAAAAGATGGCATCCTGCCAGCGTTAAGATTGAGCTACAGTGATCTTCCATCTCATCTTAAAAGGTGCTTTGCCTGTTGTGCTATATTTCATAAGGGTTACAAGTTTAGCAAAGaggaaataattcatttatggCAAGCAAATGACCTTTTGGAGCCTCCTGGAGAAAACAGAGGAATTGAACAAATCGGTGAAGAGTACTTACGTGAGTTGAGGTTTCGGTCCTTACTTGAGCAGTCAACCGACGGTTTGTTTTTGATGCACGACCTTGTCAATGACTTGGCTAGCGCTGTTTCTGGAAGGTACTGTTCCAGGCTGGAAGATACTGACCTGGAACATGGTAAAATAGGCAGCATAAGTTACTTTTCATACCATCCTAGTTTTTATGAcacatttaataaatttgaaCTCTTGAGGGAGACCAAGAACTTGAGAACATTTTTACCATTATGTAAACTAcattaccaaaaaaaattgagccacaaatttttgcatgaaatgtTGCCCAAATTCAGGTCCTTAAGGTTTCTGTCGTTGTTGTCCTATGAAATCCATAAGTTGCCCGACTCAATTAGTGATTTGAAACACCTTCGTTTTCTGAATCTCTCTTCTACTCTTTTGAAAACCCTACCGGAGTGCATCTGCACCTTATATAACCTCCAAACATTGTTGTTGTCAGATTGTAAGACACTTGCAAAGTTGCCG GCTCACATTTCAAAGCTAGAAAATGTTTCCAATTGGTGGAGATGCACGACGGCGAATCTAAAGGGCAAGGAACACCTTGAAGAGTTAACTTTGGAGTGGAACGGTGCTGTCAATGATTCACAAGCTGTGAGAGATGTGCTTGATAATTTACAACCTCATTCAAGcataaagcatctcaagatcaTAGGGTATGGCGGGACAAGATTTCCAAAGTGGCTAGGCAACTCTTCGTTAAGCCGTTTGGAATCGCTGAGTCTTTCTAATTGTGGATATTGTTACTCCTTGCCTGCACTTGGGCAGCTAAGGTTCTTGCAATCAGTTGAAATTTTTGGAATGCATCATATATCAGTCTTGACACAGGATTTCTATGGAGATGTCAGTGCAACCAAACCATTCATATCTCTGAAAAAGTTGAGATTCGAGAAGTTGCCAGAGTGGAAGAGATGGCATATACCAGAAGGTGAAGTCTTCAATAGACTTGAAGAACTCAGTATAATTGATTGTCCCAAACTGATTGGAGAACTTCCCCAACAATTTCCATCACTGCAAAGCCTTGAGATATCTGGCTGCGGCAATCTTGTGCGTCCCAATGGTCAATTGAGCATCCTGAATGGAGAGAATCAACAAAATTTTTCATCTCTTCGTCAATTGAAGATTTCAGAGCTAGAAAATTTGAAAGAGTTGCCCCTACAGCTCAACCAATTATCCAGGCTTGAGGAATTGAATATTTCAAAGCTAGAAAATTTGGAAGAGCTGCCCCTACAGCTCAACCAATTATCCCGACTTGAGAAACTGACGATTAGTGATTGTCGGTCTCTCTCACCCTCGCAC GTACTGCACGAGTATTGA